A DNA window from Parabacteroides johnsonii DSM 18315 contains the following coding sequences:
- a CDS encoding YggS family pyridoxal phosphate-dependent enzyme, whose protein sequence is MSITENITRLKASLPAGVTLVAVSKFHPAEALQEAYDAGQRVFGESRAQELTAKQKVLPSDIEWHFIGPLQSNKVKDIAPFIHTIHSIDSLKLLQEVNKQAAKHGRIVRVLLEIHVAQEEAKHGFSPDECRELLHSLSPEALPNLRICGLMGMATNTDNTSQIQDEFHKIHKLFTELKSSVFKGDEYFCELSMGMSHDYPIAIREGSTMIRIGTSIFGEREY, encoded by the coding sequence ATGAGCATCACCGAAAATATAACAAGACTGAAAGCATCGCTGCCGGCAGGTGTCACGCTGGTGGCGGTCTCCAAGTTCCATCCCGCCGAGGCTTTGCAGGAAGCCTACGATGCCGGACAACGTGTATTTGGTGAAAGCAGGGCCCAAGAATTGACAGCTAAACAAAAAGTCTTGCCCAGTGACATCGAATGGCATTTTATCGGCCCATTGCAAAGCAACAAAGTAAAAGATATTGCCCCGTTCATCCACACGATACACAGCATTGACTCGCTGAAACTATTGCAGGAAGTCAATAAGCAAGCGGCCAAGCATGGCCGCATCGTCCGTGTTCTGCTGGAAATACATGTCGCTCAGGAAGAAGCCAAGCATGGTTTCAGTCCCGACGAATGCCGTGAACTGCTGCACAGTTTATCACCCGAAGCTCTTCCCAACCTCCGGATATGCGGACTGATGGGGATGGCTACAAACACCGACAACACATCACAGATCCAAGATGAGTTCCATAAGATCCATAAACTTTTCACTGAACTGAAAAGCTCGGTATTCAAGGGTGATGAATATTTTTGCGAATTATCGATGGGAATGAGCCATGACTATCCGATCGCTATCCGTGAAGGTAGTACGATGATACGCATAGGAACCAGCATTTTTGGAGAACGGGAATATTGA